The Archangium primigenium genomic interval TTCTTCTGTTGTGTGCTCCTGGGACTCGCCCCGGCCGCGTGCGGCCCCGGGTTGGAGCCGGAGTCCGACGGCTCGGGCACGGCGATCGATCCGGACAATCCGACCATCACCGTCTCCGGCCGCGCCGAGGTGTTCCCCGAGGCCACGCGCCTGCTCGCGACCCAGGGCCAGGCGGCCCCCGCGCTCGACGGCTTCGGCCTCACGCTGGAGGAGCCCCTGGGCGTGGGCGTCAATGACGCGCACGCGGTGCTCGGCCAGGGCCGGGTGGAGGCCGGGGGCGGCTTCACCGTGCCGGACGTGGCCGTCAAGGGCATCCACCTGAGCCTGGCCGCGCGCGTGGAGCACGAGGGCTTCGTGCCCAGCTCCACCATCCTCTTCGACACCGTCTTCACGCGCACGCGGCCCACGCTGGACCTGGTGGACACGCGCGTGTGGGCCCTGCCCAATGCCTTCCATGACGCGCTCACGCGCGCGGTGGGCGAGCAGGCCATCCGCGCCCAGACGGGCGGCGCGGCGGGGACCTTGAAGGACGCGGGCTTCCTGCTCGGCCGCGTGGTGGACGCCAAGGGCGCCCCGCGCGCGGGCGTGCGGGTGGTGGGCGAGAACAACGACGTCACCGCCCACATCTACTACCCCAGCGCGGACTTCCAGGGCGCCAACCAGAAGCTCACGAGCGAGACGGGCCTCTTCGTCTACGTGCACTCGGGAGGAGCGCCGGACGTGTTCGGGCTCGCGGTGAAGGGCGAGAAGGCCTACCTGACGCGCAACGTGGGCGCCAGCCAGGGCTCGGCGCTCATCGTCACCTTCTACCCGGCGGACCCGGCGGCGCCCTAGCCGCCCCGGGGCACGAACCAGCGCGGCAGCCAGTCCGCGCCCGGCGACGCGGTGAGCCGGGTCTGGCCGCTGCCATCCGCGCGCATCAGGAACAGCTCCACGTCCCCGAGCCGGTCCGAGACGAACACCAGGTGCTTGCCGTCCGGGCTCCACGCCGGCTGGTCATCCACGGCCTTGCCGTCCGTGAGCGCCACGGGCTCGCCGCCCGCCGCCACGTCCGCCACCCAGATGCGCGCCTTGGTGCCCGGCGAGGGCGCCACGAAGACGAGCTTGCGCCCGTCCGGGCTCCACGCGGGCTCGCGCTCCTCGCCGAGCTTGCCGCTCCCGGACACCGCGCGCAGCGTCGTGCCGTCCGGCTTGAGCACGAACAGCCGCACCCGGCCCTCGCGGTCGCTCAGGAAGGACAACCACTGGCCATCCGGGCTCCACTGGGGCGCCATGTCCTCCTTGTGGAAGGTGGTCAGCCGGCGCACGTCCGAGCCATCCGCCTTCATCACGAAGACTTCCGGGTCGCCCTCGCGGCTGGACACGAACGCCACCTGGGTGCCGTCCGGGGACACGCTCGGCTCGAAGTTGCCCTCGCGCGCCGTGGCCAGCCGCGCCACCTCCGCGCCCGCGCGCGGCGCCTGCCGCACCACGTCGCTGAAGCCCTCCGCGTCCGACTCGGCCACGAACCAGCCGCCGTCCGGGGACCAGCTCGGGTTGCGCGCCCGGCCCCGCGGCGCCGTCACGTCCACCGGAGCGCCGCCGCCCAAGGGCACCAGCCGCAGCTGCTCCACGTGCTGCCCCTGGGTGTCCGACGCGGCCACCACCAACAGCGCCGAGCCGTCCGGAGACGGCGCGGCGGGGTACTCGTCCTCCGGGCCCCGCGTGAGCTGGGTCTGCTCGCCCGTGGCGGGCCGCACCAGCCAGACATCCTTCTGGGGCGCCCGCTCCGACACGAACGCGATGACGCCGGGCAGCCCTCGGCGCTCCGACTCGGACAGGGGGCCCGTGGAGGCACCACACCCGCCCGCCCTGCACCCGGCCAGGGCCAGGGCGCACACGGCCCATCGCCGCGCGCCTCCCCGTCCCCGACCCTTCCGCTGCTCACGCGTCATCACGCCCCACCACTACCGCACGCGGATGGCGTCCGCGATGACGACGTAGCCGTCCGCGGCCCAGCGGCTCACCTGCACCTTGTTCCAGCCCGCGGTGACGGGGAAGGAGCCCACGGTGTTCCAGGTGCCGCCGTTGGCCTGCTGGTTCACCTTGAAGTCACCCACCTTGGTGCCCGAGGCGTTGAAGAACACGAAGGGCGCCGCGGCCGAGCGGTTGGTGCCCGCCGTCCACCAGGCGTCGATCGTCTTGGTGCCCGCGCTGGCCGCGTACACGTAGAACGTCGCCGCGTCCGACACCGGCGCCGTGTTGGCGAAGAAGTAGCCCGAGCCGTAGTAGCCCGGCGTCGAGGTGGCCGACACCCAGTTGGCCGACACCTCGATGTAGCCCTGCGCCGTGTCGTTGTTGCTGTTGTTGCTGTCGATGATGAGGCCGCCCGTGGACGGCGGAGGCGTGGTGCCGCCCGAGCCGCAGTAGCCCTTCACCTTGGAGAGGTAGGAGCTCCAGGGCCAGTTGGCGCCCGGGTCCGTGCGGCTCGCGGGCTGCAGCTTGCCGTGCGCCACGATGTGGTAGCTGTCGACGGGGACGCCGTTGTCCTTGGTGATGTTGCAGGTGAGCTTGGCCGAGGCCTCGATCTGCCCCGACGGGAAGCTCGACTGGCTCGCCGAGCCGCCGTGCTCGATGCCCACCGAGAAGTTGTTCACCGACGTGCCCTTGAGCCCGGCCTCCGCCCCGCCGTTGAGGCTCGGGTCGTACGTGGCGCCCACGTGCCAGCCGCGGCTCGCCTCGCGCACCAGCTGGGAGATCTCCGAGCCGCTCTCGTTCACCACGTAGTGCGCGCTCACGCCCGAGGCCGTGTTGGTCAGCCAGCTCCAGCAGCTCGAGTAGGTGCCCTCGCAGGTGTGGATGACCACCATCTGCACGCCGCCGCCCGAGCCCGTGGGGCGGGCGTTGTAGTTGGGCGAGGCGCGCCAGATGGACGCCGCGTAGTCCGGGCCCGCCGCCATGGCGTGCACGCTCGGCGAGGCGAACTTCGCCTGCACCGCGCTGGGCATCAGCGACACCGCCACGTCACCGGCCGGCGTCTGGGCCACCACGCCCTCGCGCATCACCCCGTACACGCTGCGGTGCACGTACTGCGCCTGGGCCTCGGGGTTCGAGATGCCGCTGAGCTTCACCACCACCGGCGCCCACGCGCCCACGTCCTCACGCGCGATGCCCTCGGCCTGCGCCCACGAGCCCAGCAGCGCCGCGGCCGCCCGGATGTTCGCCTCGGGCTCGGTGCGCGCCTGCTCCACGCTCACGCCCGCCAGACGCGCGCCCTCCACCAGGTTCTCCCCGCGCAGCGCCATCAGGCCCGAGGCCGCCGGCATGCCGGGGAACTCCTCGTGGCCCTGGATCATCTCGAAGCGCGTCTCGGCGTGGGCGATGGCCTTGAGCAGGTCCGCCGGCACCCCGAAGTCCTGTCCCGCGCGGGCGAACGCCGCGTCCAGCTCGTACGGCGTGCGCTGGGCCTCGATCTGCGCGGGCGTGCGCGCGTCCTCGACGGCGGCGGGAGCAGCGGTTTCCTTGGACTCCTGCGGACCACAGGCGGCCAGGGACAAGGCCAGGGTGGCGGCCACGAGTGGCTGACGGAACGGGCGCATACGAGCACTCCTCTGGGGGATTGGACGGCGGCTCGGCCCCCTCCTGGGGGCGAGAGGAGCTCAAAATGCCTTGTCCGAGATCCCAAGGGAAGCCAGTTTTTCTCGGAAAGTGATTTTTGGAGAGGAAAATGACAACGGGGCGGTTCGCCCTCGGACCCCGAGGAGAACCGCCCCGCGTGAGCGTCACCGCGTGTGGGGAACTAGCGCACGCGGATGGCGTCGGCCATGACCACGAAGCCCGTGGTGGTGTTGCGGCTCAGGCGCACCTTGTTCCAGCCCACGGTGACGGTGAACGTCCCCAGGGTGTTCCAGACGCCGCCGCCGGTCTGCTGGTTGGCCTTCACGGTCTTCACGAGCGTGCCCGCGGCGTTGACGAACTCGAACGGGGCCGCCGCCGAGCGGTTGGTGCCCTGGGTCCACCAGGCGTCGATCGTCTTGGTGCCCGCGGTGGCCGAGTAGAAGGAGAACACGGCCGGGTCCGTGGCGCCGCTCGCGGTGTTGCCGAAGAAGTAGCCCGAGCCGTAGTAGCCCGCCGTGCCGGAGGAGCCCGTCCAGGTGGACGGCACGGTGAAGCTGGCGCGGGCGGCGTCGTTGAAGGCGTTGTCGCTGTCGACGATGAGCGGATCACCACAGATTTCCTTCACCCGCGCGATGTACTGCGTCCAGGGCCAGTTGGCGCCCGGGTCCGTGCGGTTGTAGGGCTGCAGCTTGCCGTGGCCCACGATGTGGAAGGCGTCGCGCGGCACGGCGTTGTCCCGGGTGATGTCGCAGGTGAGCTTGGCCGAGGCCTCGATCTGTCCCGCCGGGAAGCTCGTCTGGCTCGCCGAGCCGCCGTGCTCGATGCCCACGGCGAAGTTGTTCACCGACGTGCCCTCCAGGTGCGTCATCTGGTCGCCGTTGAGCGAGCTCACGTAGGTGGCGCCCACGTGCCAGCCACGGCTCGCCTCGCTCACCAGCTGGGAGATCTCCGAGCCGCTCTCGTTCACCACGTAGTGCGCGCTCACCCCCGAGTCCTTGTTGACCAGCCAGCTCCAGCAGCTCGCGTAGCTGCTCTCGCAGGTGTGGATGACCACGACCTGCACGCCGCCGCCCGCGCCCGTGGGGCGGGCGTTGTAGTTGAGCGACTCGCGCCAGATGGCCGCCGCGTAGTCCGGGCCCGCCGCCTGGGCGCGCACGCTCGGCGAGGCGAACTGGGCCTGCACCTGGCTGGGCATCAGCGACACCGCCACGTCACCGGCCGGCGTCTGGGCCACCACGCCCTCGCGCATCACCCCGTACACGTTGCGGTGCACGTACTGCGCCTGGGCCTCGGGGTGGGTGATGCCACTGAGCCGCACCACCACCGGCGCCCACGCGCCCACGTCCTCGCGCGCGATGCCCTCGGCCT includes:
- a CDS encoding N-acetylmuramoyl-L-alanine amidase; translated protein: MRPFRQPLVAATLALSLAACGPQETSQPAVSAPVEDTRTPAQREAERTPYALDAAFARAGQDFGVPADLLKAIAHAETRFEMIQGHEEFPGMPAASGLMALRGENLVEGARLAGVSVEAARTEPEANIRAAAALLGAWAQAEGIAREDVGAWAPVVVRLSGITHPEAQAQYVHRNVYGVMREGVVAQTPAGDVAVSLMPSQVQAQFASPSVRAQAAGPDYAAAIWRESLNYNARPTGAGGGVQVVVIHTCESSYASCWSWLVNKDSGVSAHYVVNESGSEISQLVSEASRGWHVGATYVSSLNGDQMTHLEGTSVNNFAVGIEHGGSASQTSFPAGQIEASAKLTCDITRDNAVPRDAFHIVGHGKLQPYNRTDPGANWPWTQYIARVKEICGDPLIVDSDNAFNDAARASFTVPSTWTGSSGTAGYYGSGYFFGNTASGATDPAVFSFYSATAGTKTIDAWWTQGTNRSAAAPFEFVNAAGTLVKTVKANQQTGGGVWNTLGTFTVTVGWNKVRLSRNTTTGFVVMADAIRVR
- a CDS encoding N-acetylmuramoyl-L-alanine amidase yields the protein MRPFRQPLVAATLALSLAACGPQESKETAAPAAVEDARTPAQIEAQRTPYELDAAFARAGQDFGVPADLLKAIAHAETRFEMIQGHEEFPGMPAASGLMALRGENLVEGARLAGVSVEQARTEPEANIRAAAALLGSWAQAEGIAREDVGAWAPVVVKLSGISNPEAQAQYVHRSVYGVMREGVVAQTPAGDVAVSLMPSAVQAKFASPSVHAMAAGPDYAASIWRASPNYNARPTGSGGGVQMVVIHTCEGTYSSCWSWLTNTASGVSAHYVVNESGSEISQLVREASRGWHVGATYDPSLNGGAEAGLKGTSVNNFSVGIEHGGSASQSSFPSGQIEASAKLTCNITKDNGVPVDSYHIVAHGKLQPASRTDPGANWPWSSYLSKVKGYCGSGGTTPPPSTGGLIIDSNNSNNDTAQGYIEVSANWVSATSTPGYYGSGYFFANTAPVSDAATFYVYAASAGTKTIDAWWTAGTNRSAAAPFVFFNASGTKVGDFKVNQQANGGTWNTVGSFPVTAGWNKVQVSRWAADGYVVIADAIRVR
- a CDS encoding TolB family protein gives rise to the protein MTREQRKGRGRGGARRWAVCALALAGCRAGGCGASTGPLSESERRGLPGVIAFVSERAPQKDVWLVRPATGEQTQLTRGPEDEYPAAPSPDGSALLVVAASDTQGQHVEQLRLVPLGGGAPVDVTAPRGRARNPSWSPDGGWFVAESDAEGFSDVVRQAPRAGAEVARLATAREGNFEPSVSPDGTQVAFVSSREGDPEVFVMKADGSDVRRLTTFHKEDMAPQWSPDGQWLSFLSDREGRVRLFVLKPDGTTLRAVSGSGKLGEEREPAWSPDGRKLVFVAPSPGTKARIWVADVAAGGEPVALTDGKAVDDQPAWSPDGKHLVFVSDRLGDVELFLMRADGSGQTRLTASPGADWLPRWFVPRGG
- a CDS encoding carboxypeptidase regulatory-like domain-containing protein — translated: MKRPNVFFCCVLLGLAPAACGPGLEPESDGSGTAIDPDNPTITVSGRAEVFPEATRLLATQGQAAPALDGFGLTLEEPLGVGVNDAHAVLGQGRVEAGGGFTVPDVAVKGIHLSLAARVEHEGFVPSSTILFDTVFTRTRPTLDLVDTRVWALPNAFHDALTRAVGEQAIRAQTGGAAGTLKDAGFLLGRVVDAKGAPRAGVRVVGENNDVTAHIYYPSADFQGANQKLTSETGLFVYVHSGGAPDVFGLAVKGEKAYLTRNVGASQGSALIVTFYPADPAAP